TAGTTGGTTAGCCGTTTTGGAAGATCAACACTTTGTTGATTAAAATTGAGCAACATGACAGTGACTAAACATGTATGTCTAAATTTCATGCTTTGCTTTTTGCTCTTCTTGCTTTGTCAACTTATGAAACCCAATATGACTATTATGTACTAAAATTAACCCTAGATAAATTGCTGAGATCTATTTGTGAAGTGTCAAAATCAGATAAGAACTAAGAACCAAATAAATTTTAGGTTCCAGCCTTGCAAGTTAAGATTTATAGACTTGCTCCTTTAATAAAAAAAAATATTTATAGACTTGCTAAATTTATCTTGCCAATTTTTTTTTTTTATTTGTGATCTCTTTGTGAGATATTATCTCTTTTTCCTTTTTTTTTTTTTCGACTTTTGGCATAGATTTGCAGATATATCCTGGTTATAGATATGGCTATAACTGTAAAATTATGTACTTTTTTCTCGTCTCTCTGGTTTTATTATTGTTTTTGCTATAACATTTAACTATTGAAATGTTGACCCTCCACCATCATTTTTGTCGCCTACTTTACTAATATAATGGAAAGTTATTTACTTTGACCTTAAAGATTATTTTTTGTATACTGTGAATTAATATTGATATATAGAAAGAGCATATGTATGCATACCGGTCTATATGTATCTTTGTTTTCACTGGGTCGGTTGTTAGTCATTATCTTATGAATATCACATTTTGGTCATGTGACCAGAATCCCCTTGTGTTAGACGCCATGAATATATCTAACCAGCTTAAGCCACATGGTTGTCAGTAGCACCTAATTCCCATCACTCTGGATTAGGAAGTAGGGAATCTCAATTTAGATAAACTGATGCCCAACTTGGGAGGTAGGCAAGTAATGAGTACAAATATGGTGGGACATTATTATCCTTTCAAAAGATGAAAGTGATGACAAGACTGGAGGATAGGACCATCTACTCATCTTTACTCATCTTTTTTCATTGTTTCAAGCTTTAACTCATCCACATGGTTGATGGGAAGGTATGGCATACTCTGTATTTTTCAGACATGGTTGGCTAGACTTCATTGTTTACTTTCATGCCATGTGTATCTTCCTGAATGCTTTGCTTGTATCTCATAGCATAGAAAACCAACCTGCATGAATATTCAGCAAAACAAGTGATAAATACTATCACATGTTAGATACTTAGATATATGGGTTCTGTTGGTCTTAACTCTACATGTTAGTTACTGTATATGGTTCTATTTATGATCTTAACTCTGCATGCATCATGTATTTCCAGGAGGGCTGCTCATTCCTCGGTGTATGACAAGAACCCTGATGAACACATTCGTCCTAGCTTTGTCCCGGACGATGTGATCTCACCTGAACCTGTGAAGTACTGGGCTCCAAACCCTCGAACTGGGGTATTTGGGCCTGAGACTGGGCATAATTCCACCCAAGCTGGGGAGTCTGGAGCTGTGAATGGTAGCGAGACGTCGGTGCTGGAGGAGAAGGCCTGGTACCGCCCTACCAACATCGAGGACTTGGAGAAGCCTCACCCGACTTGAGCTATTGAGCCGCATTCAACCTTTCCGCAATATTATAGAATAGAAGGGTTGAATCTATAGATAAATAAATAAACATATAGGCGTCGCTACTGCCGGCTGCCTATATATGTAGTTGTTAGTACTAGTTTGTAGTTGTGCAGCGTGTTCGCCCACCCTGCTATACAAGAACTGGTTGGATGTTCATATTACCAAGCGAGTAGTAGGGCTGGAGTTGACTGCATTTTAAATACTTGTAGCTAAACATGGGACTTCTTCTTCCCATGGTATGGTTCTATAAAATACTTGGATATGGTTGCCTCTCTCTCTCTCTCTCTCTCTCTCCCCCATATATTAGTAAGATCCGAATCAATTGATGCTTATGCCATGCTGAATTTGGCTAAAAAATGACGTTGCACTATCTCTTAGGGCCTGTACGCCTATGTTTCAATGCTCAACCTAATGGCCTTCTTCAAAGCCCAAAAGAGAATTGATGATTTGATGCCGTGTTAATTTGGCAAAATAAAACTAGTTCCGACTGGAAAGGTCATTGAAAGAATAACAGTATACAATGCAACAAAAACGGGTGCCAAAACGAACATGTCCAAGAATGTGTGTTGATTTTCTGGTAAAGTTATGAACAAGTTTTCCATTACATTTACAATATGAATAGAATTCAGATTGGTCCACTCGATTCTGCTGCAAAAGATCTGTTTGTGTTTCAGCACAAGTTCAGAAGTCGGGTTTCAAAGTTCTAACTATGTGAACCTTTGCTTCAGAAAACACAGTTGATAGCTAAGACACAGTAGACCTTGCCATGTGTTCGACATATCTTTAACATTTCCACTTTGTATTGTTACTTCTAAGAGATTTGAGATCTTACACCCTTGTATCGCATCAGAAACAGAATTGTTCACCTGCTGGAAGTTTCACCATTTATAAAGTTGGATTCAACAGCCATATCAGAGAACCTGAGAACAACTTTTTATAAATTACAATGAAGGCCAATTAGATATAAAGCCATACCATTGAAGTTCACAACATCATGAGACTAGAAGAAAGAAACCTCACCTCAGCCAACAATAATATCAAGATGAGTGTGGTCTCTAATCAGAACCATACGACAACGAGGGCACATTGCATCACAAACTCGCTCAAAGTTGTCCGGATACTCTCAATTCCTCTGTTGAAGGGCCAATGAAGCGACTTCTAACATCTGTCTGGCCTTCCTATCTGGGGTGCATCCAGCCTGTTCCATATCAATGTATATCTCAGGGACCCTATCATACTTCCTTGCTCGAATAAATGCCTTCATAAGGGTAGTATACGTAACTACATCAGGGCTTAAACCCTTCAGAAACAACAAAATCATCACCATCAGAAACTTCGCCAACAATTAAGTATAAACCAAAATGTGTTGAAGGAAAGTTTCAGGACATCTTATAGACTTACACTTTCTTTTATATGGTGATAAATGGACAAAGCCTCCAAATGTCTACCAGCAATACCAAATGCATTGATCAAAACATTCAGCATTATAACATTTGGTTCAATTCCCTCAGCTTCCATGAGCTGAAGTACTTTAACTGTCTGATCACATAATCCCTGCATTACAGATGAATACCAATATTAATATGCATATTGATATAATAATCTTTGTGCGTCAAGTGAAATTACATGGAAAGAATCATAATATGCACAAAGAGAACCTGCTGGGCGTATGCATTTGCTAATACACAAAACATACTGGCAGAGATAACAAGACCTTCTGCCTGTAGTGCAGATATACACTCTTCTGCGTCCTGAAATTTTCCATATTGCCCATAAATGTCAACGAGAGCAGCATAAATAGTCCCACTTTTTTTATGCCCACGGCTTCTCATATTCTCAAAGGTCCTCCGTATCATATCCCACTTCCCTTGCTCCCCCAATCTACTGATAATAGTAACAAATATTTTCGGGTCAGGATATAATCCTTGTTCTTGCATCTCAGTAAACAACTCGAGGGCCTTCCTTAACAACCCAGACTTGCAGTGCCACCTTATCAACGAATTAAAGGTCGAAATATCAGGCCTCACACCTTCTTCTTTCATTCTCCCAAACACTTCCAAAGCTTCATCCAACTCCCCATACTTCCCAAACGTATCGATAATGCTGTTGTAAATCTGTTTGTCCAATGCCATCCCCATTTCCCTTATCTCTTCCACAATGTCCACCGCCTTCTTCCACATCCCATTGTCCCTATACAGACCAATAACCTTACTATACACAAACGAGCTCAGCCGAAACCTCTTCCTCCTCATCTCATTAA
Above is a window of Fragaria vesca subsp. vesca linkage group LG7, FraVesHawaii_1.0, whole genome shotgun sequence DNA encoding:
- the LOC101293238 gene encoding uncharacterized protein LOC101293238, producing MAANSSSRLIASLGKRAVVNQIRVRPTEATRLSPAAPLALRRAAHSSVYDKNPDEHIRPSFVPDDVISPEPVKYWAPNPRTGVFGPETGHNSTQAGESGAVNGSETSVLEEKAWYRPTNIEDLEKPHPT